A DNA window from Micromonospora sp. NBC_01739 contains the following coding sequences:
- a CDS encoding S8 family peptidase — protein MTISEDALRVAAGSGASLPLTLITGDKVHVGIGADAKPVVREIEAAPRPDGETVTFHTITRKGSVYVVPNDALSLIEQGLLDWGLFDLAKLAAHVAEGTVGRVPVLITYDQNLRMRAAPKVAGASTGSTLASINAQSMDIQGDGRWWQEVRGKDDIGVAAARTAGALSGVKKVWLNELARINLDTSVAQINAPIVWDRGYDGSGVTVAVLDSGIDPNHPDVAGKIVEQVDFTGDASGPKDGHGHGTHVAATVAGSGAASDGLRKGVAPAAKLMVGKVCNDGGSCPTDAVIAGMEWAAHSDAKVVNMSLGGGATDGTDPLSEAVNNLSRSTGTLFVVSAGNSGPGSGTVGAPGAADEALTVAAVDKQDAMAGFSSRGPRIGDNAAKPDIAAPGVEIVAARAAGTAMGTVVDEHYTSASGTSMAAPHVAGAAAIIAEKYPELTGQEIKGLLMSTAMDLGHDVYAQGVGRVDLARAVDPTISTTGNLHFGRHTYPHSPVVRTLTYTNHTDQPITLNLSASVASNGQSAPAGLFSFGTDPVTVAAHGTAEVPVTVDGRVLEDGGQYGSYTGVLTARDADGIVQASNRISAFLEPERIELTINVIPPAGATSVRYGNALIVPVDDKVHLHDDAVGVPGSDRMTARLFEGTFAAALSVTWQDARGEQHSALPMAPEVKLSKPTTVTLDLRKAKPVRAKTPKPTETYLAAQVIQRTSATGDWDMTAQQTASNYGAYDPNWWALPTDKVRTGTLTHSAYLVQTTPLITMKVTGGGSSFDLSARYSTPDASVYRNDLQWTEGENTFSQPLRLRVSRLPNSGTKAVVYGGMGLADDLAKIDARGKLVLLTPTDICPATTCQVTSLRERVAAVAAAGGVGVLVAGPPGLQRLTFVEPTIVCPDGPESCPAIEPYAALPILTVPADEANQLIARLEAKPKKASSVRIKLGGSPDPQVYTLAFHDSGRVPNKLPYQVRHNDLDRVDHRFHASRPGEVTSLTWGQWTESGPDPVSVSLPLTSTQDKLTTFVTRQKNAINKFAFTWVDHTETPTPSSNQQEDQELLAGVAQTVYWNTGPTLPGAVPQVRTRSGFTLDTGTLCAGCRQADTFYPNMYLTTSSGGRQAMIGIVNNEGLAEGYFGINNCEPSACDFRLADESGNELERRLAPFSAVIGSGAAGDPVARTSGGQR, from the coding sequence GTGACCATCAGCGAAGACGCCCTGCGGGTCGCTGCCGGCTCCGGCGCAAGCCTGCCGCTGACACTGATCACCGGTGACAAGGTGCATGTCGGTATCGGCGCGGACGCGAAACCGGTAGTACGGGAGATCGAAGCCGCCCCCAGACCCGACGGCGAAACCGTCACCTTCCACACCATCACCAGGAAGGGCAGCGTCTACGTCGTACCGAACGACGCACTGTCGCTGATCGAGCAGGGTCTGCTGGACTGGGGCCTGTTCGACCTTGCCAAGCTGGCCGCGCACGTGGCGGAGGGCACGGTCGGCCGGGTGCCGGTGCTGATCACCTACGACCAGAATCTCCGGATGCGGGCGGCACCGAAGGTGGCCGGTGCATCAACCGGGTCCACTCTGGCCAGCATCAACGCCCAGTCGATGGACATCCAGGGTGACGGCCGCTGGTGGCAGGAGGTGCGCGGCAAGGACGACATCGGCGTGGCAGCCGCCAGGACTGCCGGTGCACTGTCCGGAGTCAAGAAGGTATGGCTCAACGAACTGGCCCGCATCAACCTTGACACCTCCGTAGCGCAGATCAATGCGCCGATCGTGTGGGACCGCGGCTACGACGGGTCGGGTGTGACCGTCGCGGTACTCGACAGTGGTATCGATCCCAATCACCCGGATGTGGCCGGCAAGATCGTCGAGCAGGTCGACTTCACTGGTGACGCGAGCGGCCCGAAGGACGGGCACGGGCATGGGACGCACGTGGCGGCTACCGTCGCCGGCAGCGGTGCCGCCTCCGACGGACTGCGCAAGGGAGTGGCGCCGGCGGCGAAACTCATGGTCGGCAAGGTCTGCAACGACGGCGGCTCCTGCCCCACCGATGCCGTCATCGCCGGTATGGAGTGGGCTGCCCACTCCGACGCCAAGGTCGTGAACATGAGCCTCGGCGGCGGGGCCACCGACGGAACCGACCCGTTGAGCGAGGCGGTCAACAACCTGAGCCGCAGCACGGGAACCCTCTTCGTCGTCTCGGCGGGCAACTCCGGACCAGGCAGCGGCACTGTCGGAGCCCCGGGAGCTGCCGACGAGGCACTGACCGTGGCGGCCGTGGACAAGCAAGACGCCATGGCCGGCTTCTCCAGCCGCGGACCGCGAATAGGAGACAACGCGGCGAAGCCGGACATCGCCGCTCCAGGCGTCGAGATCGTCGCTGCGCGCGCCGCCGGTACGGCGATGGGTACCGTGGTGGACGAGCACTACACCAGCGCCAGCGGCACCTCGATGGCCGCCCCGCACGTTGCCGGAGCCGCGGCCATCATCGCGGAGAAGTACCCGGAGCTGACTGGGCAAGAGATCAAAGGGCTCCTGATGTCCACCGCCATGGACCTCGGGCACGACGTGTACGCCCAGGGCGTCGGCCGGGTCGACCTGGCCCGAGCCGTCGACCCGACCATCAGCACCACCGGAAACCTGCACTTCGGCCGGCACACCTACCCCCACTCACCGGTGGTCAGGACGCTCACCTACACCAACCACACCGACCAGCCGATCACGCTGAATCTCTCGGCCTCGGTCGCCTCCAACGGCCAGTCCGCTCCCGCAGGGCTGTTCAGCTTCGGCACCGACCCGGTGACCGTGGCCGCGCACGGGACCGCGGAGGTGCCCGTCACCGTCGACGGCAGGGTGTTGGAGGACGGTGGGCAGTACGGCAGCTACACCGGTGTGCTGACAGCTCGGGATGCCGACGGCATCGTGCAGGCGTCCAATCGGATCAGCGCCTTCCTCGAGCCGGAGCGCATCGAGCTGACCATCAACGTCATCCCACCGGCCGGTGCCACCTCCGTCAGGTACGGCAACGCACTGATCGTTCCCGTGGATGACAAGGTGCACCTGCACGACGACGCGGTGGGCGTGCCCGGCAGTGACCGGATGACCGCACGCCTGTTCGAGGGCACCTTCGCCGCCGCCCTCTCGGTCACCTGGCAGGACGCGCGCGGCGAGCAGCACAGCGCACTTCCGATGGCCCCCGAGGTGAAGCTGAGCAAGCCCACCACCGTCACCCTCGACCTGCGTAAGGCGAAACCGGTCAGGGCGAAGACCCCGAAGCCGACGGAAACCTACCTCGCGGCCCAGGTCATTCAGCGGACGTCCGCTACCGGTGACTGGGACATGACGGCGCAACAAACCGCATCGAACTACGGCGCCTACGACCCGAACTGGTGGGCCCTGCCCACCGACAAGGTGCGTACCGGCACCCTGACCCACAGCGCCTACCTGGTGCAGACCACACCTCTGATCACCATGAAGGTCACCGGTGGGGGCAGCTCCTTCGACCTGTCCGCCCGCTACAGCACCCCGGACGCCTCCGTGTATCGCAACGACCTGCAGTGGACGGAGGGGGAGAACACCTTCTCTCAGCCGCTGCGGCTGCGGGTTTCCCGGCTGCCGAACAGCGGGACGAAGGCTGTCGTCTACGGCGGCATGGGATTGGCGGACGACCTGGCGAAGATCGATGCCAGGGGCAAGCTGGTGCTGCTGACACCGACCGACATCTGCCCGGCGACGACCTGTCAGGTCACCTCGCTGCGGGAACGGGTTGCGGCGGTGGCTGCCGCGGGGGGTGTCGGCGTGCTGGTGGCCGGCCCGCCGGGTCTGCAAAGACTGACGTTCGTCGAGCCCACCATCGTCTGCCCGGACGGGCCGGAGAGCTGCCCGGCAATCGAACCGTACGCCGCGCTGCCGATCCTGACCGTGCCGGCGGATGAGGCCAACCAGCTGATCGCGCGGCTCGAGGCCAAGCCGAAGAAGGCCTCGTCCGTCCGAATCAAGCTCGGCGGCAGCCCCGACCCGCAGGTCTACACCCTCGCGTTCCACGACTCGGGTCGGGTGCCCAACAAGCTGCCGTACCAGGTGCGACACAACGACCTTGACCGGGTCGACCACCGATTCCACGCCAGCCGGCCGGGAGAGGTCACCAGCCTGACGTGGGGGCAGTGGACCGAATCCGGCCCGGACCCGGTGTCCGTCAGCCTGCCGCTCACGAGCACGCAAGACAAGCTCACCACGTTCGTCACCCGGCAGAAGAACGCCATCAACAAGTTCGCATTCACGTGGGTCGACCACACCGAAACGCCAACGCCATCGTCGAATCAGCAGGAAGACCAGGAGTTGCTGGCCGGTGTGGCGCAGACGGTTTACTGGAACACCGGTCCGACCCTGCCCGGTGCGGTGCCGCAGGTCCGTACCAGGTCGGGCTTCACCCTCGACACGGGAACGCTCTGCGCAGGGTGCCGGCAGGCTGACACCTTCTACCCGAACATGTATCTGACCACCAGCAGCGGCGGCCGCCAGGCGATGATCGGCATCGTCAACAACGAGGGGCTCGCCGAGGGGTACTTCGGAATCAACAACTGCGAGCCGTCCGCGTGTGACTTCAGGCTCGCCGATGAGTCCGGCAACGAACTTGAACGCCGGCTCGCGCCCTTCTCCGCCGTGATCGGCAGCGGTGCGGCCGGTGACCCGGTAGCCCGGACCTCCGGTGGCCAGCGATGA
- a CDS encoding lytic polysaccharide monooxygenase auxiliary activity family 9 protein, with protein sequence MHRPRLAAVFFAAVTLAASAVVAVTASPDPAAAHGAAMTPGARTYLCWRDGLSPTGEIRPQNPACAAAVAQSGTNSLYNWFSVLRSDAGGRTTGFIPDGQLCSGGATGFRGFDLARNDWPLTHLTAGRSMEFRYSNWAHHPGTFYFYVTKDSWSPTRALAWSDLETQPFLTVTNPPQRGAVGTNDGHYYFTGTLPANKSGRHIIYSRWVRSDSQENFFGCSDVVFDGGNGEVTGIGGGGTNPPPTTPPPTTPPPTTPPPTTPPPTTPPPTTPPPGNNSGCSATFKLTNSWSGGFQGEVEIKNTGTSPINGWTANWSLSSGQQISQVWNATHTTSGSSVTARNVGYNGSLGANASTSFGFLASGTSSTPTITCTAS encoded by the coding sequence GTGCACCGTCCTCGTCTGGCCGCGGTATTCTTCGCGGCCGTCACCCTCGCTGCGAGCGCGGTCGTAGCCGTGACCGCCAGCCCCGACCCGGCCGCCGCGCACGGCGCGGCGATGACCCCGGGTGCCCGTACCTACCTCTGTTGGCGTGACGGGCTCTCCCCCACCGGCGAGATCCGTCCGCAGAACCCTGCCTGTGCGGCGGCTGTCGCGCAGAGCGGCACGAACTCCCTCTACAACTGGTTCAGCGTGCTGCGTTCGGACGCCGGCGGTCGCACCACCGGCTTCATTCCGGACGGGCAGCTGTGCAGCGGCGGCGCGACCGGTTTCCGCGGCTTCGACCTGGCCCGCAACGACTGGCCGCTGACCCACCTGACCGCCGGCCGCTCCATGGAGTTCCGGTACAGCAACTGGGCCCACCACCCGGGCACGTTCTACTTCTACGTGACCAAGGACAGCTGGAGCCCGACCCGGGCGCTGGCCTGGAGCGACCTGGAGACCCAGCCGTTCCTCACGGTGACCAACCCGCCGCAGCGCGGCGCGGTCGGCACCAACGACGGCCACTACTACTTCACCGGCACCCTGCCGGCGAACAAGAGTGGCCGGCACATCATCTACTCCCGCTGGGTCCGCTCGGACAGCCAGGAGAACTTCTTCGGCTGCTCCGACGTGGTCTTCGACGGCGGCAACGGTGAGGTGACCGGCATCGGTGGCGGTGGCACCAACCCCCCGCCCACCACCCCGCCGCCCACCACTCCCCCGCCCACCACTCCCCCGCCGACCACCCCGCCGCCCACCACCCCGCCGCCGACCACCCCGCCGCCCGGCAACAACAGCGGCTGCTCGGCCACCTTCAAGCTGACCAACAGCTGGTCCGGTGGCTTCCAGGGTGAGGTGGAGATCAAGAACACCGGCACCTCGCCGATCAACGGCTGGACCGCGAACTGGAGCCTGTCCAGCGGTCAGCAGATCAGTCAGGTCTGGAACGCCACGCACACCACGTCCGGATCGTCCGTGACGGCCCGCAACGTGGGGTACAACGGCAGCCTAGGAGCCAACGCCAGTACAAGCTTCGGCTTCCTCGCCAGCGGCACCAGCTCCACCCCCACGATCACCTGCACCGCCAGCTGA
- a CDS encoding PfkB family carbohydrate kinase, whose translation MGYAVVLGEALVDLLDTEYDGVPVYRQAIGGAPLNVAVGIARLGGAVQFVGSLGEDALAERIRTFLTSAGVGLTGTVTAAVPTTLAVATFTGAEPDFRFYGDPPSYALLNPEDLDVGLIQGAQVLSCGSIVLLSPAPLAAARRAWSLATGLRVFDPNVRPRLLSGPAALADLREVVAEFAAGAHLVKLSAADAELLYPGEPAEGVAAYLRELGAGTVVVTLGAAGAVVTAADTDPVRVPAPRVAAVDATGAGDSVLAALVADLLVAGEPVDPTGWAERVAFALRVAGLVCERPGGAVAMPTRAEVADRFPG comes from the coding sequence ATGGGATACGCGGTGGTGCTCGGCGAGGCGCTGGTCGACCTGCTCGACACGGAGTACGACGGTGTGCCGGTCTACCGGCAGGCCATCGGTGGGGCCCCGCTCAACGTAGCGGTGGGCATCGCCCGGCTCGGCGGTGCGGTGCAGTTCGTCGGCTCCCTCGGTGAGGACGCGCTCGCCGAACGGATCCGCACCTTCCTCACCTCGGCCGGGGTCGGTCTGACCGGCACGGTCACCGCCGCCGTACCGACCACCCTGGCGGTGGCCACCTTCACCGGCGCCGAACCGGACTTCCGCTTCTACGGCGATCCGCCCTCGTACGCCCTGCTGAACCCGGAGGACCTGGACGTCGGGCTGATCCAGGGCGCGCAGGTGCTCTCCTGCGGGTCGATCGTGCTGCTGTCGCCGGCACCGCTGGCCGCCGCCCGGCGGGCCTGGTCGCTGGCGACCGGCCTGCGGGTGTTCGACCCCAACGTCCGGCCCCGGCTGCTCTCCGGCCCGGCGGCGTTGGCCGACCTGCGCGAGGTGGTCGCCGAGTTCGCCGCCGGGGCGCACCTGGTCAAGTTGAGCGCCGCCGACGCGGAGCTGCTCTATCCGGGCGAGCCGGCCGAGGGGGTGGCGGCCTACCTGCGGGAACTGGGGGCCGGCACCGTCGTGGTCACCCTGGGCGCCGCCGGTGCGGTGGTCACCGCCGCCGACACCGATCCGGTACGGGTACCGGCGCCGAGGGTCGCTGCGGTCGACGCCACCGGTGCGGGTGACTCCGTGCTGGCCGCCCTCGTCGCTGACCTGCTGGTCGCCGGGGAACCGGTCGACCCGACCGGGTGGGCCGAGCGGGTGGCCTTCGCCCTGCGGGTCGCCGGGCTGGTCTGCGAGCGCCCCGGGGGCGCGGTCGCCATGCCCACCCGGGCCGAGGTCGCCGACCGGTTCCCCGGCTGA
- a CDS encoding MBL fold metallo-hydrolase, which produces MTGGFVEVADRVLVLREPLLAVNVTLVLGEGQALLVDTLSTVGQAVELAEAVRAVTADPLTLVNTHHHFDHCFGNATLAAGGSRPIWAHELAAAALREDPEGLRRQAYAELRDEHPELAAEVTEVEVLVPTHTLRTEVTLDIGGRPVLLRHPGRGHTDADLVVQVPDAEVLIVGDLVEESGPPAFEDSYPLQWPETVAELLRWATPSTVVVPGHGTPVEVDFVRAQHAQLVELAWLIRAGHTGSTPPERVAADAPFPARAALLAARRGYAELDGTI; this is translated from the coding sequence ATGACGGGTGGCTTCGTCGAGGTCGCCGACCGGGTCCTGGTGCTGCGGGAGCCCCTGCTGGCGGTCAACGTCACCCTGGTGCTGGGCGAGGGGCAGGCCCTGCTGGTCGACACCCTGTCCACCGTTGGGCAGGCGGTCGAGCTGGCCGAGGCGGTACGCGCGGTCACTGCCGACCCGCTGACCCTGGTCAACACCCATCACCACTTCGACCACTGCTTCGGCAACGCCACCCTGGCCGCCGGGGGGTCGCGCCCGATCTGGGCGCACGAACTGGCCGCGGCGGCCTTGCGCGAGGACCCGGAAGGGCTACGCCGGCAGGCGTACGCGGAACTGCGCGACGAGCACCCCGAGCTGGCCGCCGAGGTGACCGAGGTCGAGGTGCTGGTGCCCACCCACACCCTGCGCACCGAGGTCACCCTGGACATCGGGGGGCGGCCGGTGCTGCTGCGCCATCCCGGTCGTGGGCACACCGACGCCGACCTGGTGGTGCAGGTGCCCGACGCCGAGGTGCTGATCGTCGGTGACCTGGTGGAGGAGTCCGGCCCACCCGCCTTCGAGGACTCCTACCCCCTGCAATGGCCGGAGACGGTGGCCGAACTGCTGCGCTGGGCCACCCCCTCGACGGTCGTGGTGCCGGGGCACGGCACGCCGGTGGAGGTCGACTTCGTCCGAGCCCAGCACGCCCAGCTGGTCGAGTTGGCCTGGCTGATCCGGGCCGGGCACACCGGCTCGACCCCACCGGAGCGGGTCGCCGCCGACGCACCCTTTCCGGCCCGGGCCGCGTTGCTGGCCGCCCGTCGCGGCTACGCCGAGTTGGACGGCACGATCTGA
- a CDS encoding thioesterase family protein yields the protein MQEQSDHALTPGLVARVALTVTDADTAQALGSGDVPVLGTPRVVALAEAATVAAITRQLAPGTTTVGTRVELDHLAATLVGRTVTAQAELTAVDRRRLTFEVTVTEGEQTVARGRVERVLVDRQRFIERAGGAS from the coding sequence ATGCAGGAGCAGTCGGATCATGCCCTGACGCCGGGCCTGGTGGCCCGCGTCGCGTTGACCGTCACCGACGCCGACACCGCCCAGGCCCTGGGCTCCGGCGACGTGCCCGTGCTGGGCACCCCCCGGGTGGTCGCGCTGGCCGAGGCGGCGACCGTGGCGGCGATCACCCGTCAACTGGCGCCCGGGACGACGACGGTCGGCACCCGGGTGGAGTTGGATCACCTGGCCGCGACCCTGGTGGGCCGGACGGTGACCGCCCAGGCCGAACTGACCGCGGTCGACCGGCGTCGGTTGACCTTCGAGGTGACCGTCACCGAAGGTGAGCAGACGGTCGCGCGAGGCCGGGTGGAGCGGGTGCTGGTCGACCGGCAGCGCTTCATCGAGCGGGCGGGCGGAGCCTCATGA
- a CDS encoding phosphatase PAP2 family protein, producing MSAVTDPQPTAPTEASVPPEVGRRRVVAMLVWALAFVVCWLAIGLPTDPLYAFFWIWAGTIAWNSDRPWRSHLRFARDWVPVVLLLVAYNLSRGFAYHDGTVPHAYELILADRVMFGWLTGGEVPTVWLQQHLYHPDVRWYDVLVSWVYFSHFVAALAAAAVLWVHSRARWAAFMRRWFFLCAAGLVTYFLYPAAPPWWAAQNGLLTEVARISTRGWREFGMHGAGNLLNAGQLASNPVAAMPSLHTAFALFVVLFFLSGVRRRWWPLLLAYPLAMTFTLVYSGEHYVIDVLVGWAYVGMTFLVVGLAERWWAGRKAGRTPTDTPADPPVTPADPTTVPATR from the coding sequence ATGTCTGCTGTGACCGACCCCCAGCCCACCGCCCCCACCGAGGCCTCCGTCCCACCTGAGGTCGGTCGCCGCCGGGTGGTCGCGATGCTGGTGTGGGCCCTCGCGTTCGTGGTGTGCTGGCTGGCCATCGGCCTGCCCACCGACCCCCTGTACGCCTTCTTCTGGATCTGGGCCGGCACCATCGCCTGGAACTCCGACCGCCCGTGGCGCAGCCACCTGCGGTTCGCCCGGGACTGGGTGCCGGTGGTGCTGCTGCTGGTCGCGTACAACCTGTCCCGTGGTTTCGCCTACCACGACGGGACGGTCCCGCACGCGTACGAGTTGATCCTCGCCGACCGGGTGATGTTCGGCTGGCTCACCGGCGGGGAGGTGCCGACGGTCTGGTTGCAGCAGCACCTCTACCACCCCGACGTGCGCTGGTACGACGTGCTCGTCAGTTGGGTGTACTTCTCCCACTTCGTGGCGGCCCTGGCCGCTGCCGCGGTGCTCTGGGTGCACTCTCGCGCCCGCTGGGCGGCCTTCATGCGCCGCTGGTTCTTCCTCTGCGCCGCCGGCCTGGTCACCTACTTCCTCTACCCGGCCGCCCCGCCCTGGTGGGCGGCGCAGAACGGGCTGCTGACGGAGGTGGCACGCATCTCCACCCGGGGGTGGCGGGAGTTCGGCATGCACGGCGCCGGCAACCTGCTCAACGCCGGTCAGCTTGCCTCCAACCCGGTGGCCGCCATGCCGTCGCTGCACACCGCCTTCGCCCTGTTCGTGGTGCTGTTCTTCCTGAGCGGGGTGCGGCGTCGCTGGTGGCCGCTGCTGTTGGCGTATCCGCTGGCGATGACCTTCACCCTGGTCTACAGCGGCGAGCACTACGTGATCGACGTGCTGGTCGGTTGGGCGTACGTCGGGATGACCTTCCTGGTGGTGGGCCTGGCCGAGCGCTGGTGGGCCGGCCGAAAGGCAGGCCGCACCCCGACGGACACCCCCGCCGACCCGCCGGTCACCCCGGCCGACCCCACCACCGTCCCGGCGACCCGCTGA
- a CDS encoding PH domain-containing protein, whose protein sequence is MPGAVPPQYPYGYLPGAGPPQYPPGGWLGSPQAPQARQRLHPLSPVLHSARSLVVVIAGLSWSTLSRVGFGWFAAMVSVIVLGAAVLAVVSWYNTGYQVVGRELRIHEGLLWRRTRAIPLERLQAVEVVRPLLAQLTGLAELRLEVVGGGKTEAPLAFLSLAEASALRQRLLALAGSPTVSAPGAGPRPAPLATPAGAEPPAGRQLHAVRNHDLLISQLLTPQAFLLPFGVLFVAAQFLSEGSWSFIAVASTLTAMAGILLQPVRRVLDDWRFQLARDEDRLRIRNGLLETRMQTVPLHRVQTVGVTWPLLWRFKGWLRMRLEVAGYSGGEPDQRSRPDRLLPVGDLRTAEAIMAEVLPGVDLSSLPLTTPPERARWLNPLSRQVLGAGLTPQVFAVRSGLLTRQVTVVPYARLQSVRVVQGPLQRLLRLATVHADTAGGAGAAAVDRDLAEAWALAAELSARGHAARQQ, encoded by the coding sequence TTGCCGGGGGCGGTGCCACCGCAGTATCCGTACGGATATCTCCCGGGCGCGGGGCCGCCGCAGTATCCGCCCGGTGGTTGGCTGGGCTCGCCGCAGGCACCGCAGGCCCGACAGCGGCTGCATCCGCTGAGTCCGGTGCTGCACAGCGCCCGGTCTCTGGTCGTGGTCATCGCCGGGCTGTCCTGGTCGACCTTGTCCCGGGTCGGGTTCGGCTGGTTCGCGGCGATGGTGTCCGTGATCGTCCTGGGCGCTGCCGTGCTGGCCGTGGTCAGTTGGTACAACACCGGCTACCAGGTGGTGGGCCGCGAGCTGCGGATCCACGAAGGGCTGTTGTGGCGCCGGACCCGGGCGATCCCGCTGGAACGCCTCCAGGCCGTCGAGGTGGTCCGGCCCCTGCTCGCCCAGCTCACCGGGTTGGCCGAGTTGCGGTTGGAGGTGGTCGGCGGCGGTAAGACGGAGGCCCCGCTGGCCTTCCTCAGCCTCGCCGAGGCCTCCGCGCTGCGCCAACGCCTGCTGGCCCTGGCCGGGTCACCGACCGTCAGCGCACCCGGTGCCGGGCCCCGGCCCGCTCCGCTGGCCACCCCTGCCGGGGCCGAGCCGCCGGCCGGTAGGCAACTGCATGCGGTACGCAACCATGATCTGCTGATCAGTCAGTTGCTCACCCCCCAGGCGTTCCTGCTGCCGTTCGGTGTGCTCTTCGTCGCCGCGCAGTTCCTGTCGGAGGGTTCCTGGTCGTTCATCGCGGTGGCCAGCACCCTGACCGCGATGGCCGGCATCCTGCTGCAACCGGTTCGCCGGGTGCTGGACGACTGGCGGTTCCAACTGGCCCGCGACGAGGACCGGCTGCGGATCCGCAACGGTCTGCTGGAGACCAGGATGCAGACCGTACCCCTGCACCGGGTGCAGACCGTCGGGGTGACCTGGCCGCTGCTCTGGCGGTTCAAGGGCTGGTTGCGGATGCGCCTGGAGGTGGCGGGCTACTCCGGCGGCGAGCCGGACCAGCGCAGCCGCCCCGACCGTCTGCTGCCGGTCGGTGACCTCCGCACCGCCGAGGCGATCATGGCCGAGGTGCTGCCGGGGGTCGATCTGTCGTCGCTGCCGCTGACCACGCCGCCGGAGCGGGCCCGCTGGCTCAACCCGCTGAGCCGCCAGGTGCTCGGTGCCGGGCTGACCCCGCAGGTCTTCGCGGTGCGTTCCGGCCTGCTGACCCGCCAGGTGACCGTCGTGCCGTACGCCCGGTTGCAGAGTGTCCGGGTGGTGCAGGGGCCGTTGCAGCGACTGCTGCGGCTGGCCACGGTCCATGCCGACACGGCCGGTGGGGCCGGGGCGGCGGCCGTCGACCGGGATCTGGCCGAGGCCTGGGCCCTGGCGGCGGAGTTGTCCGCGCGAGGGCACGCCGCCCGCCAGCAGTGA
- a CDS encoding PH domain-containing protein, protein MTGDQVGGGSLPRSDAGHPSPLEPWPDTVHWQSISRDLIWVELLRLSAMVVVLSIILGVGWAFTSAWPFGLALGLLLFFALWRAVTIVRAVHAWGYAERENDLLVRHGLLVRRLSIVPYSRMQFVDVSAGPLERAFDLATVQLHTAAAASDARVPGLRPAEASRLRDRLTALGEDRAEGL, encoded by the coding sequence ATGACCGGTGATCAGGTGGGCGGCGGCTCATTGCCGAGGTCGGACGCCGGGCACCCCAGCCCACTTGAGCCGTGGCCGGACACGGTCCACTGGCAGTCGATCTCCCGGGATCTGATCTGGGTGGAGTTGCTGCGGCTGTCCGCCATGGTGGTCGTACTGTCGATCATTCTCGGGGTCGGCTGGGCGTTCACCAGCGCCTGGCCCTTCGGGCTGGCCCTCGGCCTGCTCCTGTTCTTCGCCCTCTGGCGGGCGGTGACGATCGTCCGGGCGGTACACGCCTGGGGCTACGCCGAACGGGAGAACGATCTGCTGGTGCGGCACGGGCTGCTGGTCCGTCGGCTCTCCATCGTGCCGTACTCCCGAATGCAGTTCGTCGATGTCAGTGCCGGCCCCCTGGAGCGGGCCTTCGACCTGGCCACCGTGCAGTTGCACACCGCGGCGGCGGCCAGTGACGCCCGGGTGCCGGGGCTTCGGCCCGCGGAGGCCTCCCGGTTGCGCGACCGGCTCACCGCCCTCGGCGAGGACCGGGCGGAAGGGCTGTGA